Part of the Zingiber officinale cultivar Zhangliang chromosome 6A, Zo_v1.1, whole genome shotgun sequence genome, ATCCTTTGTGAATCCGGAGAGAATGTCGCTGCAAATGCTTACATATGATGAACTATCGCCTCAGTCTGAGTCTACGTTGCCGCATGTCTAGTAGCTCTGTGTCCCTCCTGACCATCATCTACTCCAATGATGATAGTCGAGTCTGCAAGTCCTCATTTTCCTCTCACAATTCTTGTACCTCACTAGATGAGGAGGAGAAAGTAAGACACCCCCTGATCCCTGGAGTCCTCATCCGCTCATACATAACTTTGTCCTAAGAGCCAAGCCCATAGAGGGATGTCTTCTTATTTCCACTaatgatatcataataaatgtcattaacTGCATCGGTGGAAAGAGGCTGTGACTCCCCTCCCTTTGCACTAGGCTGAGATGCCTCAGCAACTCTAGTGGTTATTGCTCTCtgagtcaaaataataattttagtaaCCTCCACATAAAGTGTACAAATATATTCACGAAATGTAATATACTTGCATTAATTACTGAGGAACGCAGATCGACAAatgacccatctttcttcttatgaGTTTTATTAAATATCTCCCAACAAGTGGTAGGTTTTTGTAATTCAGCAGcctatgtacagaaaatgcaAATACATTAAAACGAATAACAAAACATATGTTAGAAATatttatataacttaattttaaacataCCAAGTCTGAGGCATGCTCCACCATCGAATAGGATCTAGCAGTATACTTTATGGATTCGGTGCTCGACCCAACAAGCTCTGAATTACGATTGCTATGTGCAATCGCTGAATTGTCTTGCCAATGCCGAGCAACCCAAATGACTCTCCAAGACTGCCAAACTATATTAGGGACCTCAGATGGCATGGTGCTCCTCTACCTTCACTTGTACAACATGTCCCTATACAGTTTAGAGTAGTAGACATTCTAATTTTTTTTGAACATTTCCTCCTGGCCTTCCTCCCAAACATTTATCTTTTGTAACAATATATTTTGACaattaatatcatgttaactatAAATATGTTTCTATtctaatat contains:
- the LOC121994737 gene encoding uncharacterized protein LOC121994737, with the translated sequence MPSEVPNIVWQSWRVIWVARHWQDNSAIAHSNRNSELVGSSTESIKYTARSYSMVEHASDLAAELQKPTTCWEIFNKTHKKKDGSFVDLRSSRAITTRVAEASQPSAKGGESQPLSTDAVNDIYYDIISGNKKTSLYGLGS